From the genome of Clostridium sp. BNL1100, one region includes:
- a CDS encoding P-II family nitrogen regulator has translation MILVRAIIRPERTGIVLSELLAAGFPAVTKMDVYGRGKQKGIVIGDIQYDEIPKEMLLIVVNDEDKDDVIKIIMRNARTGEKGNFGDGRIFISEVLDAYTISTAKQGL, from the coding sequence ATGATATTGGTAAGAGCAATTATCAGACCAGAAAGAACAGGTATAGTGCTTTCAGAACTGCTGGCAGCAGGCTTTCCCGCAGTAACCAAAATGGATGTATACGGAAGAGGAAAGCAAAAGGGAATTGTCATAGGTGATATCCAGTATGATGAGATTCCAAAAGAAATGTTATTAATTGTTGTAAATGATGAAGACAAGGATGATGTTATAAAAATAATTATGAGGAATGCACGTACGGGAGAAAAAGGAAACTTTGGTGATGGAAGAATATTTATCAGTGAAGTTCTGGATGCATATACCATTAGTACTGCAAAACAAGGCTTATAG
- a CDS encoding nitrogenase component 1 — translation MLTMTPKEISERSSLRINPCKTCQPVGAMYAALGVHNCMPHSHGSQGCASYHRTFLSRHFKEPAMSSTSSFTEGASVFGGGSNLRTGVKNVFDIYSPDIIAVHTTCLSETIGDDLTAFIQDIDIPEGKYVVHTNTPSYVGSHINGFYNMMSGFINYMAESTGQSNSKTAIFPGFVNPGDIRELKRILKLMKVPFTMFPDQSGVMDAPMTGNYSMYPKGGTTIPEIIGLGDCVKVLALGELTSEEPANVLERKCKVPYSLMQLPIGIEATDKFVMELSQITNEEIPYELEEERGQLVDIILDSHFYFHDKTVAIFGDPDTVLGLTRLVLEMGMIPKYVLTGTPGEAFVKLANKLFDHYGVSDCTAKASGDLFELHQWIKNEKVDLLLGTSYGKQIAKAEDIPFVRAGFPVLDRYVHSYAPILGYKGAIRLVEMIAGALMDRQDRDAMDEEFEIVM, via the coding sequence ATGCTTACAATGACTCCGAAAGAAATATCAGAACGCAGCAGCTTAAGAATAAATCCGTGTAAAACCTGTCAGCCGGTTGGCGCAATGTATGCAGCACTTGGAGTACATAACTGTATGCCCCACAGTCACGGCTCACAGGGATGTGCCTCCTACCACAGAACATTTTTGTCAAGGCATTTCAAGGAACCTGCAATGTCTTCTACAAGTTCATTTACAGAAGGTGCTTCGGTATTTGGCGGCGGAAGCAATCTCAGAACAGGTGTAAAGAATGTATTTGATATATACAGCCCTGACATTATTGCAGTACATACCACCTGTCTGAGTGAAACAATAGGAGATGACCTGACTGCATTCATTCAGGATATTGATATACCAGAAGGGAAATATGTTGTTCATACAAACACACCAAGCTATGTAGGTTCGCACATAAACGGATTTTATAATATGATGTCCGGATTTATCAATTACATGGCCGAATCAACAGGTCAATCAAACAGCAAAACTGCGATTTTTCCCGGGTTTGTAAATCCCGGTGATATCAGGGAACTAAAAAGAATACTAAAGCTTATGAAAGTACCTTTTACAATGTTCCCTGACCAGAGTGGAGTAATGGATGCACCAATGACGGGAAACTACTCAATGTATCCTAAAGGCGGAACAACAATACCTGAAATAATCGGGCTCGGTGACTGCGTGAAGGTACTTGCTCTGGGTGAACTTACAAGTGAGGAGCCCGCAAATGTACTGGAAAGAAAGTGCAAGGTTCCATACTCTCTGATGCAGCTGCCAATAGGGATTGAGGCTACAGACAAATTCGTTATGGAGCTTTCGCAGATAACAAATGAGGAGATTCCTTACGAGCTTGAAGAGGAACGTGGACAATTAGTAGACATAATTTTAGACTCGCATTTCTATTTTCATGATAAAACAGTTGCAATATTCGGTGATCCCGACACAGTACTTGGTCTTACCCGTCTGGTGCTGGAGATGGGAATGATTCCTAAATATGTTCTGACAGGAACCCCTGGTGAAGCTTTTGTAAAGCTGGCTAACAAGCTTTTCGACCACTATGGTGTAAGTGATTGCACTGCAAAGGCTTCAGGGGACTTGTTTGAACTCCATCAATGGATAAAGAATGAAAAGGTTGATCTGCTTCTTGGAACATCTTATGGTAAACAAATAGCAAAGGCTGAAGACATACCCTTTGTACGTGCCGGTTTTCCGGTGCTTGACAGATATGTACATTCATATGCACCAATACTAGGCTACAAAGGAGCAATAAGACTGGTGGAAATGATTGCAGGAGCCTTGATGGACAGACAGGACAGAGATGCAATGGATGAGGAATTTGAAATAGTTATGTAA
- the nifE gene encoding nitrogenase iron-molybdenum cofactor biosynthesis protein NifE produces MTESLILEERKDFIKFGFEKSGKTAIKCESNSVSGAVSQRACVYCGARVVLNPITDAFHIVHGPIGCASYTWDIRGSLTSGSDLYRNSFSTDLTEQDIVFGGEKKLSAAIDEVVQKHNPKVIFVYATCIVGVIGDDVEAVCRHAEKQHGTRVIPVKSPGFSGNKSYGYKMACNAILELLRPHSNIPKIHGVNILGDFNLAGEMWIIKKYLNEIGIPVVSTITGDAGYDNLIKAPSARLNLVQCAGSMTYLAKKMEAEMNIPFIKVSFFGVEDTSQSLIRIAEAIGAEENINKARIFTQSETDRLRPLLEKYKSRLEGKKAAIYVGGGFKAISLIRQFNQMGIETVVVGTQTGKPEEYEIITNLVGENAVILDDANPAELEAFMKEKDADILVGGVKERPLAYKLGIAFCDHNHERKHALAGYEGVVNFTKEINLSMNSPVWEYIKQET; encoded by the coding sequence ATGACAGAGTCACTTATATTGGAAGAAAGAAAAGACTTTATAAAATTCGGATTTGAAAAATCCGGGAAGACAGCTATCAAATGTGAAAGCAACAGCGTATCGGGAGCCGTAAGCCAGAGGGCATGTGTATACTGCGGTGCAAGAGTTGTGCTGAACCCAATTACAGACGCATTTCATATTGTCCACGGTCCCATAGGATGTGCCAGTTATACCTGGGATATCCGGGGAAGCCTGACTAGTGGAAGCGACCTTTACAGAAACAGCTTTTCAACAGACCTGACGGAACAGGATATTGTTTTCGGAGGAGAAAAAAAACTCAGTGCTGCCATTGATGAAGTTGTTCAAAAGCATAATCCAAAAGTGATTTTTGTCTATGCCACATGTATTGTGGGTGTAATAGGTGATGACGTGGAAGCCGTATGCAGACATGCAGAAAAGCAACACGGAACAAGGGTTATCCCCGTAAAGTCCCCCGGATTCTCAGGTAACAAATCCTATGGTTACAAAATGGCGTGTAATGCCATACTGGAACTTTTGAGGCCTCACAGCAATATTCCTAAAATTCATGGAGTCAATATCCTTGGAGATTTCAACCTTGCCGGTGAAATGTGGATAATAAAAAAGTACCTTAATGAAATAGGTATTCCCGTAGTATCAACAATTACCGGGGATGCCGGCTACGACAATCTTATAAAGGCACCTTCGGCAAGGCTGAATCTTGTACAGTGTGCAGGTTCAATGACTTATTTGGCAAAAAAGATGGAAGCTGAAATGAATATTCCCTTTATAAAGGTAAGCTTTTTCGGAGTAGAAGACACCTCGCAATCATTAATCAGAATAGCAGAAGCAATAGGCGCAGAAGAAAATATAAACAAAGCAAGAATCTTTACACAATCTGAAACAGACAGACTAAGACCCTTATTGGAAAAATATAAAAGCCGGCTTGAAGGCAAAAAAGCAGCAATTTATGTGGGCGGGGGCTTTAAAGCAATTTCCCTTATAAGACAGTTTAACCAAATGGGAATTGAAACAGTTGTCGTTGGAACACAAACAGGAAAACCTGAGGAATATGAGATTATTACAAATCTGGTTGGTGAAAATGCAGTAATTCTGGACGATGCAAACCCTGCCGAGCTTGAAGCCTTTATGAAGGAGAAGGATGCAGATATTCTGGTGGGTGGTGTTAAGGAAAGGCCCCTTGCTTATAAACTTGGAATTGCTTTTTGCGACCATAACCATGAGAGAAAACACGCACTTGCCGGATATGAGGGAGTAGTTAATTTTACAAAAGAAATAAATCTGTCAATGAATAGTCCTGTATGGGAGTACATTAAGCAGGAAACTTAA
- a CDS encoding P-II family nitrogen regulator, protein MKEVMAFIRTNKVNKTKEALANAGFPAFSCRPCLGRGKKSLDATVLNYIMEAGELPVSKVGEAFTETARLIPKRFFSLVVDDEQVDLAVKTIINVNQTGNPGDGKIFVIPIQETYKVRTGENLL, encoded by the coding sequence ATGAAAGAGGTTATGGCTTTTATCCGTACCAACAAAGTTAACAAAACCAAGGAAGCTCTTGCCAATGCCGGGTTCCCGGCCTTCTCCTGCAGGCCTTGTCTTGGGAGAGGTAAAAAAAGCCTTGATGCAACCGTTTTAAACTATATCATGGAAGCCGGAGAATTGCCCGTATCCAAAGTAGGTGAAGCATTTACGGAGACAGCAAGGCTTATTCCCAAAAGATTTTTTTCATTGGTTGTAGATGACGAACAGGTGGATTTGGCAGTTAAGACTATTATAAACGTGAACCAGACCGGGAATCCCGGAGACGGCAAAATATTCGTAATACCTATTCAGGAAACTTATAAGGTTAGAACAGGCGAAAACCTACTTTAA
- the nifH gene encoding nitrogenase iron protein, whose protein sequence is MRQVAIYGKGGIGKSTTTQNLTAGLGEMGKKIMIVGCDPKADSTRLILGGLAQQTVLDTLREEGEDIDLDLVMKKGFSEINCVESGGPEPGVGCAGRGIITSIGLLERLGAYEDDLDYVFYDVLGDVVCGGFAMPIREGKAQEIYIVASGEMMALYAANNISKGIQKYAKTGGVRLGGIICNSRKVDGEADLVEAFAKELGSQMIHFVPRDNMVQRAEIHKKTVIDFDAECNQADEYRFLAKKIDENKMFVIPKPLKQERLEELLMEHGIMDI, encoded by the coding sequence ATGAGACAGGTAGCTATTTATGGAAAAGGCGGTATTGGAAAGTCAACTACAACACAAAACCTGACCGCGGGCTTGGGGGAAATGGGTAAAAAGATTATGATTGTAGGCTGTGACCCAAAAGCTGATTCAACCAGACTGATACTGGGAGGCCTCGCACAACAGACAGTTCTGGATACACTCCGGGAAGAGGGCGAGGATATTGATCTTGATTTGGTCATGAAGAAAGGATTCTCCGAAATCAATTGTGTTGAATCGGGAGGCCCGGAGCCGGGAGTCGGTTGTGCAGGACGAGGAATAATTACTTCAATAGGTTTACTGGAAAGACTTGGAGCATATGAAGATGATCTTGATTACGTTTTCTATGATGTTCTTGGAGATGTTGTTTGCGGAGGGTTTGCAATGCCGATTCGTGAGGGAAAGGCACAGGAAATTTATATAGTTGCCAGCGGGGAAATGATGGCACTGTATGCGGCAAATAATATATCAAAAGGAATTCAGAAGTATGCCAAGACAGGCGGTGTAAGACTTGGCGGTATTATATGCAACAGCCGTAAGGTTGATGGGGAGGCCGATTTGGTTGAAGCTTTCGCAAAGGAGCTTGGCTCTCAAATGATACATTTTGTTCCCAGAGACAACATGGTTCAAAGGGCTGAAATCCATAAAAAGACAGTAATTGATTTTGATGCGGAATGTAATCAGGCAGATGAATACAGGTTTCTTGCCAAAAAGATAGACGAGAACAAAATGTTTGTAATTCCTAAGCCGTTAAAACAGGAAAGACTTGAGGAACTGTTGATGGAACACGGAATTATGGATATTTAA
- a CDS encoding nitrogenase component I subunit alpha encodes MNVRNIVLDKYSAKVYKNRKEHIMELTQETKDQPIAANSRTVPGIITNRGCCYAGCKGVVLGPLKDVLVLTHGPIGCGFYSWGTRRNKAKTEDGRNFIEYCFSTDLQEPDIVFGGEKKLRQAIKEAVEIFQPKCIMICSTCPVGLIGDDIHAVATETEQLYGISCMAFSCEGYKGVSQSGGHHIANNTLMKKIIGTNDTPPKNKYSVNLLGEYNIGGDGWEVERIMKRIGYDVISVFTGDGSFEAIKNSHMANLNLVQCHRSINYIAEMMKTKYGVDWIKVNFIGIKSTIQSLRDMAAYFGDKELAERTEEVIDDELANIAEEKEYYYSKLKGKTAALYVGGSRSHHYQLLLSDFGVSTVLAGYEFAHRDDYEGREVIPTIKEDADSKNIEHLNVEKDDKKYHAYLTDEQYEMLKSKIPLEDYTGMIRHMENGSIVVDDLNQFETDEFLKLLKPDIFFSGIKDKYSLQKAGVLARQLHSYDYSGPYAGFRGSVNFARDITMGLYTPAWGFVTPPWKNRSTLRASLAGGEE; translated from the coding sequence ATGAATGTAAGAAATATTGTTTTGGATAAATATAGTGCAAAAGTCTACAAAAATAGAAAAGAACACATAATGGAGCTAACCCAGGAAACTAAAGATCAGCCCATTGCGGCAAACAGCCGTACTGTTCCCGGAATCATAACAAACAGGGGATGCTGTTATGCTGGTTGTAAAGGTGTTGTTCTCGGGCCTTTAAAGGATGTTCTGGTATTAACACACGGGCCTATAGGATGCGGTTTCTATTCCTGGGGAACCAGAAGAAACAAAGCAAAAACTGAGGACGGAAGAAACTTTATTGAATATTGCTTTTCAACTGACCTTCAGGAGCCTGATATAGTTTTTGGCGGCGAAAAAAAGCTGAGACAGGCGATAAAAGAAGCGGTAGAAATTTTTCAGCCAAAATGTATCATGATATGCTCTACCTGCCCCGTAGGACTTATAGGTGACGACATACATGCAGTTGCGACAGAAACTGAACAATTGTACGGAATTAGCTGTATGGCATTCAGTTGTGAGGGATACAAGGGTGTCAGCCAGAGTGGTGGTCATCATATTGCCAATAACACTCTTATGAAAAAAATTATAGGCACAAATGATACTCCTCCTAAAAATAAATACTCCGTAAACCTACTGGGAGAATATAATATCGGCGGAGACGGCTGGGAAGTTGAAAGAATCATGAAGCGTATCGGTTACGATGTAATATCGGTATTTACCGGAGATGGCAGCTTTGAAGCAATAAAAAATTCTCATATGGCAAACCTCAATCTGGTGCAATGTCACCGTTCAATAAACTACATTGCTGAAATGATGAAAACAAAATATGGTGTGGACTGGATTAAGGTAAACTTCATTGGAATAAAATCAACTATACAATCCTTAAGAGATATGGCAGCTTACTTTGGTGACAAGGAACTCGCAGAGCGGACCGAAGAGGTAATAGACGACGAACTTGCAAACATTGCAGAAGAGAAGGAATACTACTATTCAAAGCTTAAAGGTAAAACAGCTGCTCTCTATGTAGGTGGGTCAAGATCACATCATTATCAGCTGTTACTTTCAGACTTCGGTGTTTCCACAGTTCTTGCAGGTTACGAATTTGCACACAGAGATGACTACGAAGGCAGAGAAGTAATTCCTACTATAAAAGAAGATGCCGACAGCAAAAATATAGAACACCTCAATGTAGAAAAAGACGACAAAAAATATCATGCATACCTTACTGATGAGCAATATGAAATGCTAAAATCAAAAATTCCTCTGGAAGACTATACAGGTATGATAAGACATATGGAAAACGGCAGTATTGTTGTTGATGATTTGAATCAGTTTGAGACTGACGAGTTCCTGAAACTGTTGAAACCTGACATATTTTTCTCTGGAATAAAGGATAAATACTCACTCCAAAAGGCAGGAGTTCTGGCAAGACAGTTGCATTCCTATGATTACAGCGGCCCGTATGCCGGGTTCAGAGGCTCCGTTAACTTTGCAAGAGATATAACAATGGGATTGTATACCCCGGCCTGGGGATTTGTTACACCACCTTGGAAAAACAGATCAACTCTCAGAGCTTCATTAGCAGGAGGTGAAGAATAA
- a CDS encoding nitrogenase component 1, with protein MSKNLVNLTVNPCKMCMPMGSVSAFYGIKKCMTILHGSQGCSTYIRRHMATHYNEPVDIASSSLTEEGTVFGGEGNLIKGIENMISLYKPEIIGVATTCLAETIGEDINRIINEFYKKHPEANVRIIPVSSAGYSGTQYEGFFKALRAIVENVEMDVKKNNKVNIITGLISPADTRYLKKLLDSMKIDYILLPDISDNLDGEYSKVYNRLPEGGTSIEEISLMAGAKLTIELSTFIKGEDSPAQYLYEAYGVPYVRCSLPVGLRDTDIFLRQLVKAEGTMSAEIKKERGRYLDSIIDSHKYNSEGRAVIFGEPDFVYSTVRLCTENGIMPVVVATGAKCSSLSNLLIEEIQKASDYAFVEKFKIIDDCDFDTIEKYALELGANVMIGSSDGRRIEEKYKLPLVRCAFPIHDNIGGQRVRILGYEGSITLLDRITNTLLTQKEHSFRSSLYNKYYKANLEPKLKIGEAVLAAETTSEDMKTVNTKKSVTHPCFNGCGSGYARIHLPVAPKCNIQCNYCVRKYDCPNESRPGVTTEILSPEQALEKYKIVKQKMPNLTVVGIAGPGDSLADFENTRKTLALIREFDPQVTFCLSTNGLMLPVYAEELVGLGVSHVTVTMNAVNATIGAKIYKHIDYMGNRYFGEVGAAILMANQMAGLKKLSSLGVVCKVNVVMLKGINEYHVRQVVKKAKELGCDISNIMQLIPVAGSAFENMPLTSNKEIMEMRKICGEIMPQMYHCHQCRADAVGTLDNDQSIEFRGCTSEKKQKSMLFAVSSKSGVLVDQHFGHATDFYIYEYENKCIRFREKRSVSKYCDGSESCDGMGSGNKEGKMDAILEVVKDCNGVVAMRIGEAPKQKLKEQSIEIFTTYDRIEDAVKKAAEQLCVQ; from the coding sequence ATGAGCAAAAACCTGGTAAACTTAACTGTAAATCCATGTAAAATGTGTATGCCAATGGGAAGTGTAAGCGCTTTCTACGGAATAAAGAAATGTATGACAATTCTTCACGGCTCCCAAGGCTGCAGCACATATATAAGAAGGCATATGGCAACACACTACAATGAACCGGTAGATATAGCTTCTTCATCACTTACGGAGGAAGGAACTGTTTTTGGCGGCGAGGGCAATCTTATTAAGGGTATTGAAAACATGATATCACTGTACAAACCTGAAATAATAGGAGTAGCAACAACCTGTCTTGCAGAAACCATCGGGGAAGATATCAATAGAATAATAAATGAATTTTATAAAAAACATCCTGAAGCAAATGTCAGAATAATCCCCGTATCCTCGGCAGGTTATTCGGGAACACAATACGAAGGGTTTTTCAAAGCACTCAGGGCTATTGTTGAAAATGTAGAAATGGACGTGAAAAAAAATAACAAGGTAAACATAATAACAGGTCTTATATCTCCGGCAGACACCCGCTATTTAAAAAAATTACTTGATTCCATGAAAATAGATTACATATTACTTCCTGACATATCTGATAATCTTGACGGAGAGTATTCAAAGGTATATAACAGACTGCCGGAAGGGGGAACCTCTATTGAGGAAATTTCACTTATGGCCGGCGCAAAGCTGACCATAGAGCTTTCTACATTTATTAAAGGAGAAGACTCTCCTGCACAATATTTATATGAAGCTTATGGTGTACCATATGTGAGGTGCAGTCTCCCGGTTGGACTGCGGGATACGGATATTTTTCTCCGCCAGCTTGTAAAGGCAGAAGGCACTATGAGTGCTGAAATTAAAAAAGAACGGGGAAGATATCTGGATTCCATAATTGATTCACATAAATACAATAGTGAGGGTAGGGCAGTGATTTTCGGAGAGCCGGATTTTGTATACTCCACAGTAAGATTGTGTACTGAAAACGGAATTATGCCTGTAGTAGTTGCCACCGGAGCAAAATGCAGCTCCCTTAGCAATCTTTTAATAGAAGAAATACAAAAAGCATCTGATTACGCATTTGTGGAAAAATTTAAAATAATTGATGACTGTGATTTTGATACAATTGAAAAATATGCTTTAGAGCTTGGTGCCAACGTAATGATAGGAAGCTCAGACGGAAGAAGAATTGAAGAAAAATACAAACTTCCTCTTGTGAGATGTGCTTTTCCAATCCATGACAATATCGGAGGACAAAGGGTAAGAATACTGGGTTATGAAGGCTCAATCACCCTACTTGACAGAATTACAAATACTCTACTAACGCAAAAAGAACACAGCTTCCGCAGCTCTCTATACAACAAATATTACAAAGCAAACCTTGAACCAAAGTTAAAAATAGGTGAGGCTGTCTTAGCTGCCGAAACAACTTCAGAGGACATGAAAACTGTAAATACAAAAAAATCAGTCACTCATCCATGCTTTAACGGCTGTGGCAGCGGCTATGCCAGAATACATCTTCCCGTAGCTCCAAAATGCAATATACAATGCAACTACTGTGTCAGAAAATATGACTGTCCAAATGAAAGCAGACCCGGAGTTACAACTGAAATACTATCACCTGAACAAGCTCTGGAAAAATATAAAATCGTAAAACAAAAGATGCCAAACCTTACCGTAGTTGGGATTGCAGGGCCGGGAGATTCTCTGGCGGATTTTGAGAATACCAGAAAAACACTAGCACTCATTAGAGAATTTGACCCACAAGTAACCTTTTGCCTGTCTACAAACGGACTGATGCTGCCAGTATATGCAGAAGAACTTGTGGGGCTAGGAGTATCTCATGTAACCGTTACAATGAATGCCGTAAATGCAACAATAGGAGCAAAAATATATAAACACATTGATTATATGGGTAACAGGTATTTTGGAGAGGTTGGAGCAGCTATTCTAATGGCGAACCAGATGGCGGGACTTAAAAAGCTTTCCTCACTGGGAGTTGTATGCAAGGTGAATGTTGTTATGCTCAAAGGAATTAACGAGTACCATGTCCGGCAGGTGGTTAAAAAAGCAAAAGAACTTGGGTGCGATATATCCAACATAATGCAATTGATACCTGTAGCCGGGAGTGCATTTGAAAATATGCCCCTTACAAGTAACAAGGAGATTATGGAGATGCGGAAAATCTGCGGAGAGATAATGCCCCAGATGTATCATTGCCATCAGTGCAGAGCCGATGCAGTGGGTACTCTGGACAATGACCAGTCAATTGAATTCAGGGGATGTACGTCAGAAAAGAAGCAAAAAAGTATGCTATTTGCAGTTTCTTCAAAGAGCGGAGTACTTGTAGACCAGCATTTTGGTCATGCAACGGATTTTTATATATATGAATATGAAAATAAGTGCATACGGTTCAGGGAAAAGAGGAGTGTTTCAAAATATTGCGATGGTTCCGAAAGCTGTGATGGAATGGGTAGTGGAAATAAAGAAGGAAAAATGGATGCAATTCTTGAGGTTGTCAAGGATTGTAACGGAGTAGTGGCAATGAGAATTGGAGAAGCGCCTAAACAGAAACTCAAGGAACAATCAATTGAGATATTTACAACCTATGACAGAATTGAAGATGCCGTAAAAAAGGCGGCTGAACAACTATGTGTCCAGTAG
- a CDS encoding 2Fe-2S ferredoxin: MVNPKYHVFVCASCRINGTQKGFCHTKGSVALIQRFMEEIDDKDLTGEVMVTNTGCFGICDKGPVVVIYPEGTWYGNVTEDDVETIVEQHLVGGEKVKELVI; the protein is encoded by the coding sequence ATGGTAAATCCGAAATATCATGTTTTTGTATGTGCAAGCTGTAGAATTAACGGAACCCAGAAGGGCTTTTGCCACACAAAGGGAAGTGTTGCACTGATACAAAGATTTATGGAAGAAATAGACGACAAGGATTTGACTGGCGAGGTTATGGTAACAAATACAGGTTGTTTTGGAATATGCGATAAGGGGCCTGTTGTGGTAATCTACCCGGAAGGTACCTGGTACGGAAATGTTACTGAGGACGATGTTGAAACAATAGTAGAACAGCACCTTGTTGGGGGAGAGAAGGTTAAAGAGTTGGTGATATAA